The Winogradskyella schleiferi genome has a window encoding:
- a CDS encoding thermonuclease family protein — MKIYKLLFIVLLLGLSSYTFLGRTNINQPFHGKVTAITDGDTFKLLKKDSTLIRVRLANIDCPERKQPFSKRAKQFTSDAIFGKNVEILVLNKDRYGRFIANVIYDDNKNLSKELLKAGMAWHFVKYSNDSTLQVLEDNARKKKTGLWADPNAIPPWNWRSHKKKKAKE; from the coding sequence ATGAAAATATATAAGCTTCTATTTATTGTATTGTTATTAGGTTTGAGTTCGTATACATTTTTGGGTAGAACTAACATTAATCAACCCTTTCATGGCAAAGTAACCGCCATAACAGACGGTGACACCTTCAAACTTCTAAAAAAAGATTCAACGCTTATTAGAGTACGCTTAGCAAATATAGATTGCCCGGAACGTAAACAACCATTTTCAAAGCGCGCAAAACAATTTACATCTGATGCTATTTTTGGTAAAAATGTAGAAATCTTAGTCTTAAATAAAGATCGGTACGGACGGTTTATAGCCAATGTAATTTATGATGACAATAAAAACCTAAGTAAAGAACTATTAAAAGCGGGTATGGCCTGGCACTTCGTAAAATACTCTAATGATTCTACCTTACAAGTTTTAGAAGATAATGCTAGAAAAAAGAAGACTGGACTTTGGGCAGACCCTAATGCCATACCACCTTGGAACTGGCGCAGCCATAAAAAGAAAAAAGCTAAAGAATGA
- a CDS encoding phosphoribosylaminoimidazolesuccinocarboxamide synthase, translating to MSNTITDTNFNFPNQKSVYKGKVREVYNINDEQLVMVATDRLSAFDVVMPKGIPYKGQILNQIATKMMKATEDLVPNWLVATPDPNVAIGHLCEPFKVEMVIRGYMSGHAAREYKAGKRTLCGVAMPEGMKENDKFPKQIITPATKAEMGDHDEDISREDILKRGIVSEKDYNVLEDYTRKLFQRGTEIAADRGLILVDTKYEFGKTKDGQIVLIDEIHTPDSSRYFYAEGYQERQDRGEAQKQLSKEFVRQWLIANDFQGLEGQTVPIMSDDYIESVSERYIELYENITGDTFVKADVSDIQSRIEANVLEYLKT from the coding sequence ATGAGCAATACCATAACAGACACTAATTTCAATTTTCCGAATCAGAAAAGTGTTTATAAAGGAAAAGTAAGGGAAGTATATAACATCAACGATGAACAATTGGTTATGGTTGCCACAGATCGCTTAAGTGCCTTTGATGTAGTGATGCCAAAAGGAATTCCGTATAAAGGACAAATCTTAAATCAGATTGCAACTAAGATGATGAAAGCGACTGAAGATTTAGTTCCAAATTGGTTGGTGGCGACACCAGATCCAAATGTAGCTATTGGGCATTTATGCGAACCATTTAAAGTGGAAATGGTGATTCGTGGTTATATGTCTGGTCATGCCGCACGAGAATATAAAGCAGGGAAACGAACCCTTTGCGGTGTAGCGATGCCAGAAGGTATGAAAGAAAATGATAAATTCCCGAAACAAATTATTACACCAGCAACAAAAGCTGAAATGGGCGATCATGACGAAGATATTTCTCGAGAAGATATTCTGAAAAGAGGCATCGTTTCTGAAAAAGATTATAATGTTCTTGAAGATTACACTAGAAAACTATTTCAAAGAGGAACAGAGATCGCAGCAGATCGTGGACTAATTTTAGTCGATACCAAGTACGAATTCGGGAAAACCAAAGACGGACAAATTGTATTGATTGATGAGATCCATACACCAGATTCTTCACGTTATTTCTATGCGGAAGGTTACCAAGAGCGTCAAGATAGAGGAGAGGCGCAAAAACAATTGTCTAAAGAATTTGTAAGACAATGGTTAATTGCCAATGATTTCCAAGGCTTAGAGGGGCAAACCGTTCCTATTATGAGTGATGATTATATTGAATCAGTAAGCGAGCGTTATATCGAACTTTATGAGAATATTACAGGAGATACTTTTGTAAAAGCAGATGTTTCTGATATTCAGAGTCGGATTGAGGCTAATGTTTTAGAGTATTTGAAAACTTAA
- a CDS encoding response regulator transcription factor, whose protein sequence is MFKKVLIVDDHDAISTSVHEILSGFDITNIEIAHYGDEAFLKIKRAAFDADPFDLLITDLSFKKDHRNTQLESGEELIATIRKEFQDMSIIVYSMSDKLQKVRHLLNAYGINAYVCKDRKGSMELAEAIKSVSENERFLSPQVSQALHPNNDLEIYDYDIHLLRLLSEGLSQDEISNKLKANDISPNSLSTIEKRLNKLRIQFKANNAIHLVATAKDLGLI, encoded by the coding sequence ATGTTCAAAAAAGTTTTAATTGTAGACGATCACGATGCTATAAGCACTAGTGTACATGAAATTTTATCAGGTTTCGATATCACGAATATTGAGATAGCACATTACGGAGACGAAGCATTCTTAAAAATAAAAAGAGCGGCTTTCGATGCCGATCCGTTCGATTTATTAATTACCGATTTATCTTTTAAAAAAGATCACCGCAATACGCAATTAGAATCTGGGGAAGAACTTATTGCTACAATCCGCAAAGAATTCCAAGATATGTCCATAATAGTGTATTCTATGAGTGATAAACTACAAAAAGTACGTCACTTACTGAATGCATACGGAATAAATGCCTATGTGTGTAAAGACCGAAAAGGTTCTATGGAGTTAGCTGAGGCTATAAAATCAGTTTCAGAAAACGAGCGTTTTCTTTCACCACAAGTGTCACAAGCATTGCATCCCAACAACGATTTAGAAATTTATGACTACGACATACATTTGCTAAGGCTTTTGTCCGAAGGCTTATCTCAAGACGAGATTAGTAATAAACTCAAAGCAAATGATATTAGTCCAAACAGCTTAAGTACTATAGAAAAAAGATTAAATAAACTTCGCATACAATTTAAAGCTAATAACGCGATCCATTTGGTGGCGACAGCAAAAGATCTAGGGCTTATTTAA
- a CDS encoding HTH-like domain-containing protein: MTINQLGSALSKMCQEAPKGDKTAMIHLFGIMYAEEIKKSKFNKKEIAKAAKISETYFAEINKGVKLAKYVTIKKNI; this comes from the coding sequence ATGACAATAAACCAACTAGGCTCAGCATTAAGCAAAATGTGCCAAGAAGCACCAAAAGGTGATAAAACAGCAATGATTCATTTGTTTGGAATTATGTATGCTGAGGAAATCAAAAAAAGCAAGTTCAATAAAAAAGAAATTGCTAAAGCAGCTAAGATATCAGAGACCTATTTTGCCGAAATTAATAAAGGGGTTAAACTAGCAAAATATGTAACAATCAAAAAGAACATTTAA
- a CDS encoding DUF4407 domain-containing protein yields the protein MKLKYLEHSKFLWWFAGEDPFILSGCLKKTRVKFSIIGLLVISILLVTGISFTYGVYELLESYYYGFAIGVYFAFIILFLYLFILHTLTKNVLPKRKANKSGIIVSYVIRVGFLLFLGVIVSQPIEYSLFSNKVDALLHEDIIREIENRNQKLNNEYVYKLKERQSLNLPHETLNEEVARFQAEKSERLKNYVDYQYSRNFFIKKMILMDTSSSTWFIWLFSVLFIIIFISPVLIKSRISLESNYYQNKKRIQNKLVLEHHDLFVKAYNKILHTEYEALNLSWETKYKDPPFNTIKINNVVFQNDSEFSKWLLNENN from the coding sequence ATGAAATTAAAATATTTAGAACATAGTAAATTTCTTTGGTGGTTTGCTGGTGAAGACCCATTTATACTATCTGGATGCCTAAAGAAAACGAGGGTTAAATTTAGTATAATAGGGCTACTAGTTATTAGCATTTTGTTAGTAACAGGTATAAGCTTTACTTATGGCGTATATGAACTGCTAGAGTCATATTATTATGGTTTTGCTATTGGTGTCTATTTTGCTTTTATAATATTATTCCTGTACTTATTTATATTACACACACTTACCAAAAATGTTCTGCCTAAAAGGAAGGCTAACAAATCTGGAATAATTGTGTCATATGTTATTAGAGTAGGGTTTCTACTTTTTCTGGGTGTTATAGTATCTCAACCAATTGAATATAGTTTGTTTTCTAATAAGGTAGATGCTCTATTGCATGAAGATATAATAAGAGAAATAGAAAATAGGAATCAAAAATTAAATAACGAATATGTTTATAAATTAAAGGAAAGACAAAGTCTAAATTTACCACATGAGACTTTGAATGAAGAGGTTGCTAGATTTCAGGCTGAAAAGTCCGAAAGGTTAAAAAATTATGTTGATTATCAATATTCACGAAATTTTTTTATTAAAAAAATGATTTTAATGGATACTAGTTCTAGCACATGGTTCATATGGCTATTTTCAGTTTTATTTATAATAATTTTCATTTCACCAGTACTAATCAAGTCTCGGATTTCTTTAGAGTCTAATTATTATCAAAATAAAAAAAGAATACAAAACAAGTTAGTATTAGAGCATCATGATTTGTTTGTAAAGGCTTATAATAAAATATTACATACAGAGTACGAAGCGCTGAACTTATCATGGGAAACTAAGTATAAAGACCCACCTTTTAATACTATTAAAATTAATAATGTAGTCTTTCAAAATGATTCAGAATTTTCTAAATGGTTATTGAATGAAAATAATTGA
- a CDS encoding type I restriction-modification system subunit M, which translates to MAKKTTKKTKSIEETLWDSANKLRGTVESSEYKHVVLGLIFLKFASDKFQKRRQELIDEGKEKFIDMVEFYAQNNVFYLTEESRWSYIIAQAKQDDIALKIDTALYTVEKNNPSLKGALPDNYFSRLNMDVSKLAALLDTINNIDTLKDQQQDIVGRVYEYFLSKFAIAEGKGKGEFYTPKSIVNLIAELIEPYKGKIYDPACGSGGMFVQSMKFIDSHNGNKKDVSIYGQEYTSTTYKLAKMNLAIRGISANLGDVPADTFAKDQHPDLKADYIMANPPFNQKAWRATDELLDDPRWRGYDVPQTGNANYGWILNMVSKLSDNGVAGFILANGALSGGGTEYDIRKKLIENKLVEAILILPRNLFYTTDISVTLWIINNNKKERQVKLYDVEKNYRNREDEILFMDLRQVGIPFEKKYIQFSQDEIKRASETYHDWQQSEKEYKDIPEYCYSASIEEIQKKDYSLVPSKYIEFVNRDENINFEEKMASLQIEFAALLKEEAQSKTELLNVFKNLGYEIKL; encoded by the coding sequence ATGGCCAAAAAAACAACCAAAAAAACTAAATCAATAGAAGAAACCCTTTGGGATTCGGCAAATAAACTACGAGGAACTGTAGAAAGCTCAGAATACAAACACGTTGTTCTAGGTTTAATATTCCTAAAATTCGCAAGTGATAAATTCCAGAAACGTCGTCAAGAGCTCATAGATGAAGGAAAGGAGAAGTTTATCGATATGGTAGAGTTTTACGCACAAAACAACGTATTCTATTTAACTGAAGAATCGCGATGGAGCTATATTATTGCCCAAGCCAAACAAGACGATATTGCTTTAAAAATTGATACTGCTTTATACACGGTAGAAAAAAACAACCCCTCATTAAAAGGTGCCTTACCAGACAACTACTTTTCGCGTTTAAATATGGATGTGAGTAAACTAGCCGCTTTACTAGATACCATAAACAATATAGACACTTTAAAAGACCAACAACAAGATATTGTTGGGCGAGTGTACGAGTATTTTTTAAGCAAGTTTGCTATAGCAGAAGGCAAAGGAAAAGGCGAATTCTACACACCAAAAAGTATTGTTAACCTTATTGCAGAACTTATAGAACCTTACAAAGGTAAAATTTACGATCCTGCTTGTGGTTCTGGTGGTATGTTTGTGCAGTCTATGAAATTTATTGACAGCCACAATGGTAACAAAAAAGACGTTTCTATTTATGGGCAAGAATACACGTCTACCACTTATAAGTTAGCAAAAATGAACCTTGCCATACGTGGTATATCTGCCAATTTAGGCGATGTGCCAGCAGATACCTTTGCCAAAGACCAACACCCAGATTTAAAGGCTGATTACATTATGGCAAATCCACCGTTTAACCAAAAAGCGTGGAGAGCTACAGACGAGTTATTAGACGACCCACGTTGGCGAGGTTATGATGTACCACAAACAGGAAACGCTAATTACGGTTGGATACTAAATATGGTCTCTAAACTCTCAGACAATGGTGTGGCTGGTTTTATACTAGCTAATGGTGCATTGTCTGGAGGAGGAACCGAATACGACATACGTAAAAAACTGATTGAAAATAAGTTAGTAGAAGCGATTTTAATTTTACCACGTAACTTGTTTTATACTACGGATATTTCGGTAACGCTTTGGATTATAAACAACAATAAAAAAGAACGACAAGTAAAATTGTATGACGTAGAGAAAAACTACAGAAACAGAGAAGATGAAATCCTATTTATGGATTTAAGACAAGTAGGAATCCCTTTTGAAAAGAAATACATTCAGTTTTCACAAGATGAAATTAAAAGAGCAAGTGAGACTTATCACGATTGGCAGCAAAGTGAAAAAGAATATAAAGATATCCCAGAATATTGTTACTCGGCTTCAATTGAAGAAATACAGAAAAAAGATTACTCATTAGTGCCAAGTAAATATATCGAATTTGTAAACCGCGACGAGAACATCAATTTTGAGGAGAAGATGGCAAGCTTACAAATCGAATTTGCTGCACTTTTAAAAGAAGAAGCACAATCTAAAACCGAATTGTTAAACGTGTTTAAAAATTTAGGTTATGAAATCAAACTATAA
- a CDS encoding PH domain-containing protein: MGLLNKILGNASQTSTEELTQKYSRLLTDNEQIELGFKLFRDVFMFTNKRLILIDVQGITGSKVEYKSMPYKSISRFSLETSGTFDLDAELKIWISSENIPSVSKKFNKSINVYEVQKYLAAKVM; this comes from the coding sequence ATGGGATTACTAAACAAAATATTAGGAAACGCAAGCCAAACATCAACAGAAGAACTTACCCAAAAGTATAGCCGTCTATTAACAGATAACGAGCAAATAGAATTAGGCTTTAAACTCTTTAGGGACGTCTTTATGTTTACTAACAAACGTCTTATTTTAATTGATGTTCAAGGTATAACAGGTAGCAAGGTAGAATACAAATCAATGCCCTACAAAAGTATATCTCGCTTTTCATTAGAAACTTCCGGCACTTTTGATTTGGATGCCGAGCTAAAAATTTGGATTTCAAGCGAAAACATTCCTTCTGTTAGTAAAAAGTTTAATAAAAGTATCAACGTATACGAGGTGCAAAAGTATTTGGCTGCAAAAGTTATGTAA
- a CDS encoding restriction endonuclease subunit S, whose amino-acid sequence MKSNYKLLGDYITRVDVRNKNLETTNLKGLSMTKEFRDSTSNIVGVDLSKYKLVPKNHFACDFMSVIRVHKLPVVHQNSDELIIVSPAYTVFKVIDESILDSEYLMMWFRRPEFDRYADFRCDSAIRGGFKWDEIGEVELPIPSIEKQRDIVKEYNTIVNRIKLNETLNQKLEDTAQALYKHWFVDFEFPNADGKPYKSSGGEMVYNEELDLEIPLGWKSGVFLDHIEIQMGQSPKGDTYNLEGIGTPLVNGPVEFGDYFTIKSKWTTSPTKLSKKGDLIVCVRGSTVGRYVKSNGEYCLGRGVCSLRGKVSQIFVDLMYKRNLNDIISLATGSTFPNIDRQTISTFPAIVPPKEIILVFENKFFEFQKMLQSNSNEKNLLIKTKDLLLSKMSKVETKTVVV is encoded by the coding sequence ATGAAATCAAACTATAAATTATTAGGAGATTACATAACTAGAGTTGATGTAAGAAATAAGAACTTAGAAACAACTAATCTTAAAGGTTTAAGTATGACCAAAGAATTTAGAGACTCTACTTCAAATATTGTTGGTGTAGATTTATCTAAATATAAATTGGTGCCTAAAAATCATTTTGCTTGTGATTTTATGTCAGTTATACGAGTACATAAATTACCTGTTGTACATCAAAATAGTGATGAATTAATAATCGTATCACCTGCTTATACAGTTTTTAAAGTAATTGATGAATCTATTTTAGACTCTGAGTATTTAATGATGTGGTTTAGAAGACCTGAGTTTGATAGATATGCAGATTTTAGATGTGATAGTGCAATTAGAGGAGGTTTTAAATGGGACGAAATAGGCGAAGTAGAACTACCAATCCCATCCATAGAAAAACAACGCGACATCGTTAAAGAATACAACACCATTGTAAACCGTATTAAACTAAACGAAACCCTAAACCAAAAACTAGAAGACACTGCACAAGCCTTGTATAAACATTGGTTTGTAGATTTTGAGTTTCCTAATGCAGATGGCAAACCTTATAAATCTTCCGGTGGCGAGATGGTTTATAATGAGGAGTTGGATTTGGAGATTCCTTTGGGGTGGAAAAGTGGAGTGTTTTTAGACCATATAGAAATTCAAATGGGACAATCGCCAAAAGGAGATACATACAATTTAGAAGGAATTGGCACACCATTAGTAAATGGTCCAGTTGAGTTTGGGGATTACTTTACTATCAAATCAAAATGGACTACTTCGCCAACAAAATTATCTAAAAAAGGTGATTTAATTGTTTGTGTTAGAGGAAGTACTGTTGGTAGATACGTTAAGAGTAATGGAGAATATTGCTTAGGAAGGGGAGTTTGTAGTTTAAGAGGGAAAGTATCCCAAATATTTGTAGATTTAATGTATAAGAGAAATTTAAATGATATAATCTCTCTTGCTACTGGTTCAACTTTTCCCAATATTGATAGACAAACTATTTCGACTTTTCCAGCTATAGTTCCACCAAAAGAAATTATTCTGGTTTTTGAAAATAAGTTTTTTGAATTTCAAAAAATGTTACAATCAAATTCTAATGAAAAGAATCTTTTAATTAAAACTAAAGATTTACTTCTTTCCAAAATGTCAAAAGTAGAAACTAAAACAGTAGTAGTTTAA
- a CDS encoding tetratricopeptide repeat-containing sensor histidine kinase, with protein MSKANKFFHSSYEKAMSQKNFPMALNDLYYITSINYKNGAYDASEASAVKALELLDNHTNIPNTDKLRKSFNTLLGILYSEQKHTVKSLELYAQVLKTGHTAKDSAIIYNNISNVYKDQNDLKSAKISLFKAYDMLPRINDKHTIALILNNLGYVESKLGNTSGLSLMNEALELRSSLKDTSALYTSYSSIAQYYYDVDSLELSKENALKALNIAEALNSAAYKEDALALLTSLSDDAYASEYKRLNDSLITVEKERLNAFALLKYDTDKLERKAVESKLESEKQSSRAILAFSLVVFIVLVSLFLYFYLRAKHKREKLQEVYETESRISKLIHDEVANDVYQFLTRLEAESLTNPILIDDLHDIYSKTRDISKEHSLLDDDAPYIQIIQDLVSSYSDKKTSVIAKGSTTIDWEMFPTLKKHTLYKVIQELLINMKKHSNASVAVIQFKHEGKNIVISYSDNGVGCDLKKSTGLQNVENRIQSIQGKIIFESEKEKGFKAKIVI; from the coding sequence TTGAGTAAAGCTAATAAGTTCTTTCATTCTAGTTATGAAAAAGCTATGAGTCAAAAGAACTTTCCAATGGCTTTAAACGATCTATACTACATTACCAGCATTAATTATAAAAATGGTGCGTATGATGCTAGTGAGGCATCAGCAGTAAAAGCACTAGAACTATTAGATAACCATACTAATATTCCAAACACCGATAAATTACGTAAAAGTTTCAATACACTTTTAGGCATACTTTATAGCGAACAAAAGCATACAGTAAAATCTTTAGAATTATATGCTCAAGTATTAAAAACAGGGCATACGGCTAAAGACAGCGCAATTATTTATAATAATATTTCTAATGTTTACAAAGACCAAAATGATTTAAAGAGCGCTAAAATTTCTCTATTTAAAGCCTATGATATGCTTCCGAGAATTAACGACAAGCATACGATTGCTTTAATTCTAAATAACTTAGGTTATGTCGAATCCAAACTCGGTAATACATCTGGTCTAAGCCTTATGAATGAGGCATTAGAATTAAGGTCCTCGTTAAAGGATACATCAGCTCTTTACACAAGCTATTCTAGTATTGCTCAATATTATTATGATGTTGACAGTTTAGAATTATCGAAAGAAAATGCCTTAAAAGCGCTTAATATTGCAGAGGCATTAAACTCAGCAGCGTATAAAGAAGATGCTTTGGCATTGCTGACTTCCTTAAGTGACGATGCATATGCTAGTGAATACAAACGGCTGAATGACAGTTTAATTACTGTTGAAAAAGAGCGTTTAAACGCGTTTGCACTTTTAAAATATGATACTGATAAGCTAGAACGAAAAGCTGTTGAAAGTAAGTTAGAAAGCGAAAAGCAGTCTTCTAGGGCAATATTAGCGTTTTCATTGGTAGTGTTTATTGTTTTAGTATCGCTTTTCTTATATTTCTATTTAAGAGCTAAACATAAAAGAGAAAAGCTTCAGGAAGTCTATGAAACTGAATCACGAATCTCTAAGTTAATACATGATGAAGTAGCCAATGATGTGTATCAGTTTTTAACACGTTTAGAAGCAGAGTCCCTAACTAATCCTATACTTATAGACGACTTACACGACATCTATAGTAAAACGCGAGATATTTCTAAAGAGCATAGTTTATTGGATGACGATGCGCCGTATATTCAAATCATACAAGATCTTGTGTCAAGTTACAGTGATAAGAAAACAAGTGTAATAGCTAAAGGAAGTACGACTATAGACTGGGAAATGTTTCCTACACTAAAAAAGCACACCCTTTACAAGGTTATTCAAGAATTACTAATCAATATGAAAAAACATAGTAATGCTTCTGTAGCCGTAATTCAATTCAAACATGAGGGCAAAAACATAGTGATAAGTTACAGTGATAATGGAGTAGGTTGCGATTTGAAAAAAAGTACGGGATTGCAAAATGTGGAAAACCGTATTCAATCTATTCAAGGAAAAATTATTTTTGAATCAGAAAAAGAAAAAGGGTTTAAAGCAAAAATAGTTATTTAG
- a CDS encoding alpha/beta hydrolase-fold protein yields the protein MKFNITILLIIFFGLPNLMLSQGNVVIGKIDSVPSSILGENRKLMIHVPNDGSNSKTFPVVYLLDGGDHFTSVVGMIEHLSNNSLIPKMMVVAIPNTNRTRDLTPTKAEINPPMVPKGISEQSGGGKNFLNFMEHELFPYIEKNYPTSTYRMFIGHSFGGLLVMDALFDKPELFTGYISIDPSMWWDNKKLLKGYKNSNLRDDKYDNKALYMGIANTLEEGMDTTTVKAAKGPMVDHINSIFETRDVLRNTKTSAIKFKSKYYENDNHGSATLITTYDGLLFLFEFYQFEVKFADVMAPNTDIVNRMKTHYSKVTKILGYENKPDERMINGMGYQLMEMDKHDLAKQFFEMNIDYYPKSFNVYDSLGDYYLAVDNKEKAKANFKKALDIEENPTSRQKYEELKSD from the coding sequence ATGAAATTTAATATAACTATTCTTCTAATAATATTCTTTGGTTTACCCAATTTAATGCTTAGTCAAGGTAATGTCGTTATTGGCAAAATTGATAGTGTACCATCAAGTATTCTTGGTGAAAATAGAAAATTAATGATTCATGTACCTAACGATGGTTCTAATTCCAAAACCTTTCCTGTAGTTTATTTATTGGATGGAGGTGATCACTTTACTTCGGTTGTTGGTATGATAGAACATTTAAGCAACAATTCACTTATACCTAAAATGATGGTAGTTGCTATACCTAATACAAATCGCACACGCGATCTGACGCCTACCAAGGCAGAAATCAATCCTCCAATGGTGCCAAAAGGGATTTCAGAACAGTCTGGTGGTGGCAAGAATTTTTTAAATTTTATGGAACACGAGTTATTTCCATATATAGAAAAAAACTACCCTACATCTACCTATAGAATGTTTATAGGTCATTCCTTTGGTGGTCTACTAGTAATGGATGCACTTTTTGATAAGCCAGAATTATTTACAGGCTATATTTCCATAGATCCGTCAATGTGGTGGGATAATAAAAAATTATTGAAGGGATACAAAAACTCTAATTTAAGGGATGATAAATACGACAACAAAGCACTTTATATGGGTATTGCCAACACTTTAGAAGAAGGTATGGACACTACGACGGTAAAAGCAGCTAAGGGACCTATGGTTGACCATATAAATTCAATTTTTGAAACTAGAGATGTTCTCAGAAATACAAAAACCAGTGCTATTAAATTTAAATCCAAATATTATGAGAATGATAATCATGGTTCTGCAACTTTAATAACAACTTACGATGGCCTGCTGTTTCTTTTCGAATTTTACCAGTTTGAAGTCAAATTTGCAGATGTAATGGCTCCTAACACTGATATCGTTAATAGGATGAAAACACATTATTCTAAGGTGACAAAGATTTTAGGCTATGAAAATAAACCTGACGAAAGAATGATTAATGGAATGGGCTACCAACTCATGGAGATGGATAAACACGATTTAGCCAAACAGTTTTTTGAAATGAACATAGACTACTATCCTAAGAGTTTCAATGTTTATGATTCTTTAGGAGACTATTATTTGGCCGTTGATAATAAAGAAAAAGCCAAAGCGAATTTCAAAAAAGCCCTTGACATTGAAGAAAACCCGACATCTAGACAAAAATATGAAGAACTAAAATCGGATTAA
- a CDS encoding DUF4407 domain-containing protein, which yields MSKQTYQTPKPSKIMKLFWKAAGGDQYILSQSTYSDQIKYFCLGGIVVATAIMAGLSGGYAFYTIFKPKASDVSDLWEMTGGTDALNTVSGFTESTDVGTTMIALIFGLVWGLIIYNIDRFIVTSTGTGDGSEAITWGELKSALPRIIMGCIIAISISKPLEIRILKGEIDAKLQVKQERLKEDAVKTIEDKYVSRIAEKNASIAKYQREIDNAEDALTQAEMNLNAEMTQVGSRGYGPQAKRLDLIMQDRKLDRDNKRSRIDPLIADLNNEIKGYVEEKNKEIDNISVGLSGLDGLAERITIAEEEYPMVSIFLMLLFLAIELTPIFFKLMLIKSPYDYMSSNYKALELAKNGIYIEEDYYEDKQGVQRELVRYLNAEKEIQEKKEFHDAQIRITKYAIEKFEESEKKKIDENPEDFIKYS from the coding sequence ATGAGCAAACAAACTTATCAAACACCTAAACCGTCTAAGATTATGAAGCTGTTTTGGAAAGCGGCTGGAGGGGATCAATACATCTTAAGTCAATCTACTTATAGTGACCAGATAAAATACTTTTGTTTGGGAGGTATTGTTGTCGCGACGGCAATAATGGCTGGATTATCTGGTGGTTACGCTTTTTATACCATATTTAAACCTAAGGCTTCAGATGTGTCCGATTTATGGGAGATGACAGGTGGTACTGATGCTCTAAATACTGTTTCAGGATTTACAGAAAGCACAGATGTAGGAACCACTATGATTGCTTTGATTTTTGGGTTAGTTTGGGGATTAATTATCTATAATATAGATCGTTTTATAGTTACAAGTACTGGAACAGGTGATGGTAGTGAAGCGATTACTTGGGGAGAGCTAAAAAGTGCGTTACCTAGAATAATTATGGGATGTATTATTGCAATTTCTATATCAAAACCTTTGGAAATAAGAATTTTGAAAGGTGAGATAGATGCTAAATTACAGGTAAAACAAGAACGATTAAAAGAAGACGCCGTTAAAACAATTGAAGATAAATATGTGTCTAGAATTGCTGAGAAAAATGCTTCAATTGCTAAATATCAACGTGAAATTGACAATGCAGAAGACGCTTTAACCCAAGCTGAAATGAATCTTAATGCAGAGATGACCCAAGTTGGAAGTAGAGGTTATGGACCACAGGCAAAACGATTAGATTTAATTATGCAAGACCGTAAACTTGACCGTGACAATAAGCGTTCAAGGATTGACCCATTAATTGCGGATTTAAATAACGAGATTAAAGGATACGTCGAGGAAAAAAATAAAGAAATTGATAATATAAGCGTAGGGTTATCTGGTCTAGATGGTTTGGCTGAGAGAATTACAATAGCAGAGGAAGAATATCCTATGGTTTCAATTTTCTTAATGCTTTTGTTTTTAGCCATAGAGCTAACTCCAATTTTCTTTAAATTAATGCTAATCAAATCACCATATGATTATATGTCTAGCAATTATAAAGCCTTGGAATTAGCTAAAAATGGAATTTATATAGAAGAAGATTATTATGAAGATAAACAGGGTGTGCAAAGAGAGTTAGTTCGTTACCTCAATGCCGAAAAAGAAATTCAAGAGAAAAAAGAATTTCACGATGCTCAAATTAGAATTACTAAATATGCTATTGAGAAATTTGAGGAATCTGAAAAGAAAAAAATAGACGAAAATCCAGAAGATTTTATTAAGTATTCCTAA